From a region of the Anaerobranca gottschalkii DSM 13577 genome:
- a CDS encoding type II toxin-antitoxin system RatA family toxin, translated as MPFVETSITVKGNIEEIYPIVKDMESYPNFMESVKSVKVIERDGNTTLTKWETELKGKPFNWVERDTFYDEDYRITYQLVSGDLKKFEGQWTLTETEKGVEIHLTVDFEFGVPMIASLLNPIAKLIIKQNCDSMLTAIKQQIEG; from the coding sequence ATGCCTTTTGTAGAAACTAGTATAACAGTTAAAGGTAACATAGAGGAGATTTATCCAATAGTTAAGGATATGGAAAGTTATCCTAACTTTATGGAAAGTGTTAAATCGGTGAAAGTTATAGAAAGGGATGGAAATACCACCTTAACTAAATGGGAAACAGAGCTTAAAGGGAAGCCTTTCAATTGGGTAGAAAGGGATACCTTTTACGATGAAGATTATAGAATAACATATCAATTGGTTTCAGGGGATTTGAAGAAATTTGAAGGTCAATGGACATTGACAGAAACAGAAAAGGGAGTAGAAATTCACTTAACAGTAGATTTTGAATTTGGTGTTCCTATGATAGCTTCATTACTTAATCCTATAGCTAAATTAATTATCAAACAAAATTGTGATTCGATGCTTACCGCCATAAAACAACAAATTGAGGGTT